In Myxococcus stipitatus, the following are encoded in one genomic region:
- a CDS encoding CBS domain-containing protein encodes MRIFELMTKNVETIEADESLRVAALRMRTCNIGALPVTEGGQLVGMLTDRDITVRSTALGQHPEYTRVREVMTTAVITCHPDATLGAAEQLMEDKMVRRLLIVDEGRNLLGILSLDDLATVPAEILRAGSVLEHLRHA; translated from the coding sequence ATGCGGATTTTCGAGCTGATGACCAAGAACGTGGAGACCATTGAAGCCGATGAGTCGCTTCGAGTCGCCGCCCTCAGGATGCGCACGTGCAACATCGGCGCGCTTCCCGTCACCGAGGGTGGGCAGCTCGTGGGCATGCTGACGGACCGGGACATCACCGTCCGCTCGACGGCCCTGGGGCAACACCCGGAATACACACGCGTGCGCGAAGTCATGACGACCGCGGTCATCACCTGTCATCCCGACGCGACGCTGGGCGCCGCCGAGCAGCTCATGGAGGACAAGATGGTGCGGCGGCTGCTCATCGTGGACGAGGGGCGCAACCTGCTGGGCATCTTGAGCCTGGATGACCTGGCCACCGTCCCCGCCGAAATCCTGCGTGCGGGCTCCGTGCTGGAGCACCTGCGCCACGCGTAG
- the thrS gene encoding threonine--tRNA ligase has protein sequence MRSLSAPSGKAFHAFPNTETQHMLDEQDHRALGQRLDLFHLQEEAPGMVFWHPRGFQLYRLLEEHVRQRMRREGYLEVRSPQIFSQPLWERSGHWENFRENMFLIEDGARHLGIKPVNCPGHIELVQRMAPSYRDLPLRIGEFGLVHRSEPGGALHGLFRLRQFTQDDGHIFCAPEQVVDEVVHFVRSLKEFYAGFGFDEVQVAFSGRPEARAGSDAVWDQAEEWLAAAAKQAGLDCKLQPGQGAFYGPKLEFVLKDRLGREWQCGTIQLDLVLPERFDLRYQDASGSKVRPVMLHRALLGSLERFIGVLLEHHGGSLPAWLAPEQVVVAPVGQAAVEYAERFASVLRRAGCRVRVDARDESLSRKVLDSHQAGVPWLAVVGAREVAAGAVRLRQRQGAQKDASWDEAVAELRAACGLDSDA, from the coding sequence GTGCGCTCGCTCAGTGCTCCGTCCGGCAAGGCATTCCACGCTTTTCCGAACACGGAGACGCAGCACATGCTCGACGAACAAGACCACCGCGCACTGGGCCAACGCCTGGACCTCTTCCACTTGCAGGAGGAGGCCCCGGGGATGGTGTTCTGGCACCCCCGCGGCTTCCAACTCTACCGGCTGCTGGAGGAGCACGTCCGGCAGCGCATGCGGCGCGAGGGCTACCTCGAGGTCCGCTCGCCCCAGATCTTCTCCCAGCCGCTGTGGGAGCGCAGCGGCCACTGGGAGAACTTCCGCGAGAACATGTTCCTCATCGAGGACGGCGCTCGCCACCTGGGCATCAAACCCGTCAATTGCCCCGGCCACATCGAACTGGTGCAGCGCATGGCCCCCAGCTACCGGGACCTGCCGCTGCGGATTGGAGAGTTCGGGCTGGTGCATCGCAGCGAGCCGGGCGGCGCGCTCCACGGCCTGTTCCGCCTGCGCCAGTTCACGCAAGACGACGGGCACATCTTCTGTGCCCCCGAGCAGGTGGTGGACGAGGTCGTCCACTTCGTCCGCTCGCTCAAGGAGTTCTACGCGGGCTTCGGCTTCGACGAGGTCCAGGTCGCCTTCTCCGGCAGGCCCGAGGCGCGCGCGGGCAGCGATGCCGTGTGGGACCAGGCCGAGGAGTGGCTCGCGGCCGCGGCGAAGCAGGCCGGGTTGGACTGCAAGCTCCAGCCGGGCCAGGGCGCCTTCTACGGGCCCAAGCTGGAGTTCGTCCTGAAGGACAGGCTGGGGCGCGAGTGGCAGTGCGGGACGATTCAGCTCGACCTCGTCCTGCCCGAGCGCTTCGACCTGCGCTACCAGGACGCTTCGGGCTCGAAGGTCCGCCCGGTGATGCTTCACCGCGCGCTCCTCGGCAGCCTGGAGCGCTTCATCGGCGTGCTGCTGGAGCACCACGGGGGCTCGCTCCCCGCGTGGCTCGCTCCGGAGCAGGTGGTGGTGGCGCCCGTGGGGCAGGCGGCGGTGGAGTACGCGGAGCGCTTCGCCTCCGTGCTCCGGCGCGCGGGCTGCCGCGTCCGCGTGGATGCCCGGGACGAGTCGCTGTCCCGCAAGGTGCTGGACTCGCATCAGGCGGGAGTCCCCTGGCTCGCGGTGGTGGGCGCGCGTGAAGTCGCGGCGGGCGCGGTCCGCCTGCGTCAGCGCCAGGGCGCACAGAAGGACGCGTCGTGGGACGAAGCCGTCGCGGAGCTGCGGGCCGCGTGCGGACTCGACTCCGACGCCTGA